The genomic window AAAgtattttatacacacacatataaatacagTTAATGTAGCTTAAAAAAGTTTAAAGTGCATCTGAGATAATATGAATTGATTGTTGATATACTTCTCTTAAATAAGTCTAACTCTACATAAACAGATTGACAATGTTACGTTCCTACCTTGATATTAgaaataactagaaaagggcatttcctgaagaaaatgcaagtttgattgcagcagctgaagcattgctttaaaTGCTGATGTAAAGGATTGCTCTAaagagaatcagagcaattcagagctttgtatgcctctgtgtgtcagcctgtcaccatggtaatagcagaggagacctcaaaatcCACTCCAATCCAATTTGAGAGCCTAGCGTGCATAAATGATTTGGAATTAGAacattctgaatacaagtttgataatgcagcatctaatgagtgttttaagactaaaatggagtctgtagcttgaaattagTAGGAGGAGATGTGAGATGTGAGATGATCATgatctgtgagatgaacattttgatagtagaatggctgaaatcggtcaatgtatgctgaagatatgctgcgccaaaaaacttacggaagaataaaaaagaagaagaagaagaagaagaagaagaagaagaagaagaagaagaagaagaagaaagagggtgaataacaagagtttgattcaATCATACTAATAACATTTTTCCTTCATCGTATTTGCATGTGTTCCAATGAAGTGTTGGCGTCGGTCAGCTGACCGACGTACACAGTGACGTGGAACTGAGCATGTAACCAGGAAGAGCCTTCTACAATTCAACATGTTAGCCGGAGTAAGTGACAAATTTGAATCCTTAACCTTTTTATTAGATGATTTGTCAACGGAAAACGTACGGCTATCCAAGTATCTCACAGCTGACTGTATTGTTTTATGAGGAAGATATATTCACCAGCTGAGAACTGACGTGCAATTGTTGCTAGCGAGTTAGCATGGTAGCTTAAGGatctgttttacatttttgcacCGCTAACAGTAACTTAGGTCTAACTTAACGTACCCAAATCCACATAGGTATTAAAGTAAAGTATTTTCTATATTCAAACAGAAgagtgttttcttcttcttatatATACGTGTGCTTAAACTATCGCCGACAGCTGCTTACGTTAGCtaacagctgttgtgttttggcTAAAGTTAGCATCCACGCTAGAGCGCTGATATACTGTATACACCACATAATTACGAAtgtaaataaaagataaataacTGTAGCAGTGTGCTCTACATTGCTTGTTATCTGGTTATAGGGGTTAAATAACGGGACGTAAGGGTTTGTAAATGCAAAAGCACTTCTGGATTAAATACTGTTTTGCAGAAATTGCAAGTTATGcagatttaacatttaacagtaTTATCTTTGTATTGTGGCCATGACCAGTATTCAGTTTGTATGTAGGCTCACGGGGATTTTCATTGACCTAGTTAAAGTCTCCCGAGGTTAAGCTTCTTCTTTATTGATCTCTCAGGATAACAATGATGAAGACGTGTCTCTGTTTGATGCCGAGGAGGATGCAGGGAAAAGGTCAAACAAGACAAAAATCAAGTAAGTTTGCAGACAGCCGATTAaatctttctgtttctgtgcatgCTGATGAATGTTTTAATCAATTTGTTTAAATATCTTTCTGTCAAAAATACCAAATGTTTGCATGTTCCATATTCTTGAAAGTTTGATACTTGTTAAATTTGTTCAAACTTTGTCTCCAGGCATCCAGTGGCATCCTTCTTCCACCTGTTCTTCAGAGTCTCTGCGATCGTCGTGTACCTGCTCTGTGAGGTTTTAAGCAGAAGCTTCATCGCCTGCATGGTTTCAATAATCCTTCTgctgtcatgtgacttctgGACAGTAAAGGTACATccttttattgttgtttagtaGGAATTCTTCGTTGTGGTCTCTTTTCCAAGGCTGTATATCTTATTTCCTTGGATATATTTTTGGACCAGAATGTCCTTATCTCCTTTTACAGAACATCACTGGGCGGTTGATGGTTGGTCTGCGATGGTGGAACCAGGTGGATGATGATGGACGAAGCCACTGGGTGTTTGAGTCAAGGAAGGTAGAGGAAGCATGTTCCAtgttgcttttttccccttttttgttGGGAGTAATTGCTCCGGCTGACAGTCTGGTCTTCATCCTCACATGACACTGACAGCTTGCTCTGTAAAGAACTGATAAATGTACTTCCTTACAGGCCTTATGATATCCACAGATGTCCTAAGTGTgaacattttctgttttcttcaggGTACTGGGAAGCAGCAAGTGACAGATTCAGAGTCCAAAATCTTCTGGCTTGGACTGATTGTTTGTCCGGTCTTGTGGGTCATCTTTGCGTTTAGCACCCTATTTTCATTCAAGATTAAATGGCTGGTAAGTTGTAAATTTAATTTCCAAATAGTTGTATTTATTTAGAGTTTTTCAGATCCCATTTTTTTCCTAGAAAACAATGCTTCACTACTGTcctttataaaaataaatgaaacaatgcATTAGACAGTTCTTACCCTAGTTTTTTATGCTTGATGCAGACCAATAATATACTCTTCTGAAACAGTAGCATCTTTTTTACATTCACATAGTATATCTTCACACATTGTTGCTTTTTCTGTCAGCCTATAGTGATCATGGGTGTGGTGTTACAAGGGGCCAACCTCTACGGATACGTGAGATGTAAAGTGGGAGGAAAAACCAGCTTAAAGAACATGGCTACTAACTATTTTGGACGACAGTTCCTCAAACAGgttagctgattttttttttggttaaacCACAATGAAGAGCGCTACAAATTTGTTTGTCtttgacattttttgttttcatccgCAGGCAATGTCTAAAGAAGAGGAATCGTAGGTCACAGCTCTGTGATTGGAACATGTCTGCATTATTCTTAATgctataatatattataattttACCAAGTGGACACATGGACAGAAAATCTTTTTCAAACACAAGCTGACAAGATTTAAATttcttcattatttttttttcatattattgTAATGTATTAATGTGACTTAATAGACAGAGTTATTGTATCTTCCACCCAGACATCAGAGGTTTTCAATAACTTAAGTCCAACAATAAACCTACAAACTTCAACTGATGCTTTAGCTAAAATGCATGACTGAAAAAAGGGTGAAATGATTGTAGTTATCTTAAAGCTGGCCAGATATCTTATTTACTCATTATTTACACAGATGACTTTATAAAATGATTTAAAGGGGTACAAACATTTCTTTGTTTGTATTATGGGCTGTGTTGGTATTCTAGAAAACCTGTAAATATGTAAGTTAAGAAATTGTGTGAAACCTCTTTTTGTGCAAATACATTTTCTAACATCTTTTCCGAGAagtgtgctgtttttatttctgtaaatgAGTAGTTTGCCTgagaaattattattttaaaggcagGAAAATGTTTGTGGAGAAATGTTAAAATTGTATAAagtaaaaagtatatatatatatatatatattaatatatatatatatatatatatatatatatatatatatatatatatatatatatatatatatatattaaggcTGAGCCCCACAgttagtgatgggttttcgaggctttgttgaagcctcGACACCTGCtagctcgagtaggacatctagtggtgaataaactgaactgcggtgtgtgttattggttcatggatcttTGGGATTTGACTGCCCATGCACAGTCTCGTTCCACTACAGGTTTCACTGGTTTCAAGCTAAcacaatacagtacatatattaaagaaagatgttattaccattatactaatatattgtttaaatgtttaattgcAGTAAGTAACACAAACCTAATGACAGGGTTTCGATCCTGTGTAAAGGAGTGAAGTGTTTCATATGACGTAAGTCACATGATTTTTCCTAAAGCAGGCACTTACGTTTGACTGTAAGTGTGACTATGACGGACCTAGAAATAATATCACATTTCAGTTGCACTGCTATGGGATTTGACATGGATAATTactgataatataaaataataattataatcacaTATGTTGTGTTAAGAATACTTGAAATGCATAGGAAAGTCTGTTTTGGGGTTCATTGGTGATTCACATGACAaaccgaaccaatcacatggttcgaagcactcaactgcttcaaacgtcactgaagtggttcaaacgtcactagtcacgtgaccgaagcaagcctcggcacagtggttcgaaactttatgagctaccgcgcatgtgtcgaagcctcgggtgtcagaggaccatccttacCCACAGTGACATCCGGTGGTTAGTTGACGTCATTACATGCAATGTTTGCTAGCGTTTTTCTTCaatagtttttgttgtttttacacacattaaaatcaaattttaaaaaatgatattTAAACTACAACAAACATGGCGTCAATGTTGTTTCAAGCACTCACAGGAGGGTCACAAAGCGGATGCGGAAAAGACGGATACGCCTGACCAGAAGTGTGATCAAGTTACCTTCAAATTTAAAGCCAATCATTTCCCCCGCAGAGAATAAATACAAAattgtctgacacacacacaacaccctgAAGCACGTATTCTAAATAATTATACTAAATATAGACTTTGTAAGTTACACGTGCGTTTTAAGGACAAACGTGTCCTGCGGTATTTTATGTTGAAATTGTAACAGGAAGTCCTTCGCAAACTTGCCTAGCATAATATCGATGCAGATAGCTATCCTTAGCAGTAGCTTTGTGGCGTTGCTGTTGTTTACATGATATAAACCGGTGATTTGTTGATATATTTTTCCGCTGGACACCAGCCTGTGATGGGAATTACCTCCAGGATGATTCCCAACGAGGACGCGTCTGCCAGGAAGCGGGAGATAGAGGAGAAACTGAAGCAGGTCAGACATGGctaagaggaagaaagaatCCCAACGAGAAGTCACATATTTAGAATAACATTCAAAATGAtatctgctgaaaaaaaaccGCAATATTTGAGTTCCCTTCGTTCATGTTACAGGAACAGGAGACGCTGTCATTCATCCGAGAGAACCTGGAAAAGAGTGATCAGCTGACCAAGGGCATGGTATGATGGACAGGACTCAACACATAAACGAAGTCCCAAAATCATTTAGTCCAGTCCTTTTATTTATACTCTATCAAGTGTTGATTTTCATATGATTCATgatatttttttgcacaaaaatTGCTACAGAATGACATCTTTTGCCTATTCTGTGGTTAAAAAACGtaaaaattatatataaaaatgtgtcatcTCTCATCTTGTAAGGTCTCCATCTTGTCTTCGTTCGAGAGCCGCCTGATGCAGCTGGAGAACTCCATTATCCCGGTCCACAAGCAGACGGAGAACCTGCAGCGACTGCAGGAGAACGTGGACAAAACCCTGTCCTGCATGGATCATGTCATCAGCTACTACCACGTGGccaaagacacagacaggatCATCAGAGAGGGGTCAGGACAACCTCTATCTTTATCTTTAAAATGAATTTGAAGTAGTTTTATGTActgtgttgtatttgttgttgcAGGCCTACAGGCAGACTGGATGAGTATCTTGCTTGCATTGCAAAGATACAAAAAGCTGTAGAATACTTTCAAGACAACAACCCGGATAGTCCTGAACTCAACACAGTGGTACAGTATCACACAACTTCACCACGTCTGTACACACTCGCAGAATGTTGATGTGATTGCACTTTCCcaagaaaatgtattttcagtGCTGTTTACTTTTGAAGCTTTTCAcacaaagctgtttttttctaaCAGAAAGCACGGTTTGATAAGGGGAAAGAGCTGCTGGAGGCTGAGTTCCGCAGCCTCTTGACCCGCTACAGTAAACCTGTCCCCCCAATCCTCATCCTGGATGCCATCACTGTGGACGAGGAGCTAGAGGTCCAAGAGGAGGTAGTTCTTGAACACTTGCCCGAGGCTGTGCTCCAGGACATCATCTGCATCGCCGGCTGGTTAGTGGAGTATGGACGGAACCAAGGTATGGCTGTGGTTAAACTGTTGTTTGTGTCTGATTAGTATTCAATGTTGATCCACCAAATTCCATGTTGATGGTTTCTTCACAAGAACTTTGACTTGATCATTTCAGAACATGAACTTTAAACATTCTTCTGTAAAAggacttgtgtgtttgttgttgtcttgctgcacgttgttgagctcacagacagatgtctgacaTTTCCTTGTCAAATTTGCAATTCAATGATACTACCTCCACCATGCTTAACATGTGGTATATATACTGGAATGCAGGTCATTCCTTCTCCCAACATTAAGCTTCTCATTTAAGACAAATGATTCTATTCTGGTCTTATCTGTCCactaaatattttcccagcagccctctggtttgtccacatgatcttTATCAAACTGCAGACCGACAGCAAtgactttctccttgcagctctgacatgcacaccatggttgttcagtgttctcctgatggtggattcatcaATATTAACATCAgccaatgagagagagagagaggcctttagctgcttacAGGTTACTCTGTGTTCCTTTGTAACCTTGCAGCCTGTTACATGACTGGTTTTTGGAGTGATCTTTGTTGATAGATCACTCCTGTGGAGGTAACAGTGGACTTGAATTTTCTCCATTTgtacacagtctgtctgtctgtgaattTGTGGTGTCCAAACTCTTTAGATGGTTATGGTTAAAAAGTAAAATCCTACAGTAACCTTTTGATCACCTCTCTCCTGGCAGATTTCATGAATGTCTACTTCCAGATCAGATCCAGCCAGCTGGATCGCTCCATCAAAGGCCTGAAGGATCATTTTCGTAAGAACAGTGCTTCCTCGGGGATCCTCTACTCACCTGCTGTCCAAACCAAACGCAAGGACACGCCTACTAAAAAGGCTCCTAAGCGACCAGGTCAGCCACAGATCCTATTATTGCTCCTCTTTTGTCAATAATCCTACCCTGCTATATGAGCCCTCTTTTATAGATCTAACAAACAGCATAATAACAATGATGACTACATTACCATCCAGCCCCATTATCCTGACCTCTGTTAACGATTCTCCTCACTGAACCACTCCACACAGTGTCCCTGTGGTTTTTACAGTCTGCTCTAACCATCCTTTCCTCTTTCATAATCCCTCTGTTGTGATGACAGTCTACATCCCAGGTAAACAGAGAGCTTCACTGTGCTTGCTTGTGTCCATCGGATGCCACAATTTACAgcgtcagtttttttttctgtagcacTATAATGTTTATCTGCAGAGATGGTTTCAGTGTAGAAGCGAAGCCTCCAGGTTCATGGTGGTGCGTGCTGCAGGAAGCAGGCtctatttttacattattaatattattaactTCAAATTTGTACCATACTTAAGTGAATTAAGGTGCAGGACCAAAACTGGACCTCTGTGTACTTGAAGACAAGCTGTAAGAAAGATTCAGGACGAAAGCCGGATGATTAATACAAATACATTAAATATGATTTGTGCTGTAATTATAGTGAAGTGAGCACGGTGTGCCTGTGCGGTAGCTTTCCTCTGCAGGACcccaaacaacagcagcaaggtGCTGATTCTTAAGTCATCAGTAACCTAAAGTTGACCACAGAAGACATAATGTGCCTGTTGTTATCcattttgtgcttttatttacgTGATACATGCAGGCTGGCCCTTCCCATTTTCAAACGGCCTGCATGTTTATGCATGCATCCATTAACCATTGATActattaacatatatatatatatatatatatatatatatatatatatatatatatatatatatatatatatgtgtgtgtgtactgtggaTTAGAGGCGTTTGTAGCTGAtaaacagtcagtgtttgaATTAGGAAAGCGCTTTACATTGAAATGAGTCAAACGTACAATCACAgcgatcaaaaaaaaaagaaagaaaaaacaaaactatacaACCATGAGTGCTTTAGGAGCGGATAAGCTGTAGAAAGTAAAGTGACAGATGACTCAACTCATTATATTTATGATGTGATCACTAATTTTTGTTGGACAAAAGTGCAGATCTAATTGTATCATATTGTCGCtctgtgtttgctgcatgtgtttgctAACATGCTAGCCATTTAAATGATATGTATGCGTGCTAATGCTCACTGACTGACTAACAAGCCAAGCGTTTTAATGCTGTGAATATTAATCCACTGTttattagtagtagtaataataataatggataTGACTGTTAATTGTATTAATTTTGATGGCTGTTTATGACTGACCTAACCTGTTTATTCTCTTACATGATCCAGGCACTGTGCTTTTAAGCACATGTGCCCTGTAGCGCTGTAGTTTGTCTGTCACCCTAGTTGTCCCGTTGTATAGCTGTGGTGCTGGGCTgtggtcccccccccccccccccccccccccccacatacAAAGCTCTGCTGGCTGCCTCGGTGGTGGAGGGAtgtggtgtctgtgtttcaTCACTCACTTCCTagctctcttctttttcttcttctgtttcttggCTGTCTgtccccaccccctcctcctcttcttctcctggactctgtctctgtgtttatggGACCAGGGACCATTCGCAAGGCTCAGAACCTTCTGAAACAGTACTCACAGCATGGGCTGGATGGGAAAAAGGGGGGCTCTAACCTCACTCCTTTGGAAGGTAAAGCACCTCAGTCTTGTCTTCGCTCTTTCTCGCTCCTAGCTGACAGTGTTCAGCCTTTTTAGGACACACAGAATCTCTCCTCAGTCACAACAGCTTTTAGATGCTTAATAAATAACCAATATATTATATCTgataaatgtggaaaaaaatatacaCTTATGACATCCATCTAAGAACATTTTTCATCACTGAATAAATCTCCAGAATCAACCAGCTGTTCTGGAACATTGTAGAGCTATGAAAAGCTGTTTTGACCTTCCTCTTATTGCTTTTTTCTCACATAGTTTTAACATATTCACTGATTTAGTAATCAGTTGATGCACAAGACAAAGCCCTCTGGGTAGTTTCAGCCCTGCCCCTCCTGTCACTTGACTTTGGTGGTGCTTCCTTCCCTTGTACCCCCTTtctggtgctggtgctggtggtggtggtggtggtcagtACAGCTGCTCCAGGTTCAGGTTTGTCCAGCCCTTATGGTCTAGTCATGACCCCAGTGGTTTGACTAGTCCTGTCTTCCCTCGCTGCCCCACCCCACCCACCAGGTTACGATCACGACCTGCGGGTCAAACACCACTCTGACGCACTGACCGAGAAGCACGGTGCCGCTGCAGGTGAGTGAGGGGAACATCTGGggaaaaggaaggaaaacagaCTCAGGGGTGTTTTTTTAAGtcacacctgctgcagctttagcACATTACCAATCACAACAGTCTCACCAtgttgacaaaaaaacattaaatccTTAATCTGATCACAGCTGCACCATTTAGATGTTATTGCTAATTGGCTGACTGGATCTATTGTTTACTTCCCAGGAAAGGATGACGTCCTGGACATCGAGATCGACTCCTACATCCATTGTATCAGTGCCTTTGTTAAGCTGGCTCAGAGCGAGTACACCCTGCTGACGGAAATCATCCCTGAGCACCACCAGAAGAAGACCTTTGACtccctcatccaggtcaaagaaACAAACTATTGATATATATAATCATATGAGGTTTGGTTGGCTCACCAGACCAGTTCCTCATTCTGTCGTTCGTCCACAGGAGGCGCTAGACAACCTGATGCTGGAGGGAGACAATATTGTGTCAGCAGCTCGCAGGGCCATAATGCGCCATGACTACTCAGCCGTCCTCACCATCTTCCCCATTCTCAGACACCTGAAAATGAACAAGTCTGAGTTCGACTCCACGCTGCAGGTTGGAGAcgttcattttcttcttttgaacAGTGAGAACACACTGCTTGATtttactgtgtatgtgtttattatGAAGGGAACCGCAGCGAGCACCAAGAACAAGCTGCCCACACTCATCACTTCCATGGAAACGATAGGAGCCAAAGCTCTGGAGGAGTTTGCGGACAGCATCAAGGCACAGAACTCTCATTTTAATTACAAATCACTGATCAATCCATCAGTCATTACTCACTGAGCTTTCTCTTGTCTCACCTCAGAATGATCCTGATAAAGAGTACAACATGCCCAAGGATGGAACAGTCCATGAACTGACCAGTAATGTAAGTGAACACTCCGTTAGCTCCGCGTTGTGTAACAGCCGTGGATTTATTTGCTCTCTCTTCACTTCAAACTCAACATCTTTCCAGAAGGACTGTGCTGTTTGTccgtctccaggtggtctcctTGGAAACGGCTAACAGCGCAGAATGGAGCGCCTTTGTTTAATGAATAAGCCAAGCTGCTGCTTACCTTGACCTCTGTCCTCTCATCTGCAGGCTATCCTGTtcttgcagcagctgctggactTCCACGAGACAGCCGGAGCCATGCTGGCCTCACAAGGTACAGTCGCAACACCACAGGCAGTTAGCTCCTGTAAGCATAGCCCTCCTGCTGCTCCGCTAGGTGCTGTGGTACCTCTCAAATGTCTGTGGTCTAAAGGGAGGTTCCAGGGTCATGAGTAGAATATTTTAATGAAGGAATGGATGAACAAGTGCACTGTACTCACTTTATTAAGTATAGCGATTGTGGCACAAGGTTAAACTTGTTTCTTTTGCCCCTTTCACATGGAGACTGTGAATAATAAAGCCAAGATTTTTTGATTTTACCTTTGTTTGTTCACAAACTATAAACAAAGGTAGCATAGGCACATCTAAATGTGCACAATGAAAAACCTGCACTAACATACAGAATTGATAGAACCGATCTGACTAGTGTAACAATACCTTTATTTGCATTTTGGCTGATACCCAATACCATTTCCTTTGCAAATATTGAACTTGTTGGCATGAAATTGGCTTTCTCTATGTTGTGTTTCAAGGTTACCTGCATGCTGCTCGTGCATGACGTAGCCCATGTTGCAAACATGGAATACATCATCCCCATTGTCTGACTTTAATATCAGACTGTTGCATCCCTATTCAGAAGCAGTAAAGCAAAAAAAGTGTCCCACAGCAGCATATTTGTGCATCATGCATCCAAATGAGAATAACAGATGAATAGAAAATGATCCAGATCTTATTGGTCAGACTTCCTTCCCATAAATCTGTTTGTATGTCACATTTTCTCTGATGTGTTTGCACCTTTAGCCCTGCATTTCCCTCTGTGCAGCTTTTTCTATCCTGTGACAGGGAGCTTCCAGCATGTGTTCAGAACCAGCATCTGTGTATAAACAGGATTTCTGACTTGTTTGACTGTGGATTTCCACGTTTTGCTTCCCTTTTTCACCTCTGCGATCATCTTCGCTGCCTGGCTGATGACTGTTTGCTTGCTCTGCTATTACTAATCTTCTCTAACCTTTTTGCACTTgtgcctctttctctttctcttctcttctgcctTGCCTTGGCCCTTTTAGTACTGGGGGACACTTACAATATACCTTTAGACCCCCGAGGTAAGCCAAAGACTGTGTTTAGGCCCCCTCTGATTGTTTTCTCTTTGTAAAGTTAAAAACCTAAGCTAATTTGATGGCTCAGCTATGATGTACAATGATTTGAAGTTATTGTAGCAGAATCCCTTGGTGttaacagtttgttttgtttccagagacaagctCATCAGCGAGCAgctacacct from Parambassis ranga chromosome 19, fParRan2.1, whole genome shotgun sequence includes these protein-coding regions:
- the tvp23b gene encoding Golgi apparatus membrane protein TVP23 homolog B; this encodes MLAGDNNDEDVSLFDAEEDAGKRSNKTKIKHPVASFFHLFFRVSAIVVYLLCEVLSRSFIACMVSIILLLSCDFWTVKNITGRLMVGLRWWNQVDDDGRSHWVFESRKGTGKQQVTDSESKIFWLGLIVCPVLWVIFAFSTLFSFKIKWLPIVIMGVVLQGANLYGYVRCKVGGKTSLKNMATNYFGRQFLKQAMSKEEES